A single genomic interval of Juglans regia cultivar Chandler chromosome 1, Walnut 2.0, whole genome shotgun sequence harbors:
- the LOC108996286 gene encoding GDP-mannose transporter GONST1 isoform X2, with amino-acid sequence MNTFENKDNDLETGKLIKDGEKTARSNRVLKIPNQALLSGFAYCISSCSMILINKFVLSSYDFNAGISLMLYQNLISVIIVSILSFLGIISTEPLTWRLVKVWFPVNVIFVGMLITSMFSLKYINVAMVTVLKNVTNVITALGEMYLFSKHHDSRVWAALFLMIISAISGGITDLSFHAVGYAWQIINCFLTASYSLTLRRLMDTAKQVTKSGNLNEFSMVLLNNTLSLPLGILLIFIFNEVDYLTRTPLLRLPTFWFVMTLSGVLGLAISFTSMWFLHQTGATTYSLVGSLNKIPLSIAGILIFKVPTSLENSASIFFGLIAGVIFARAKMRERSQT; translated from the exons ATGaatacttttgaaaacaaggaTAATGACTTGGAAACTGGTAAGTTAATCAAAGATGGAGAAAAGACAGCACGAAGTAATAGAGTGCTTAAGATACCTAATCAAGCCTTATTGTCTGGCTTCGCATATTGCATTTCGTCATGCAGCATGATACTCATCAACAAGTTTGTGCTTTCCAGCTATGATTTTAATGCCGGGATATCTTTGATGCTTTACCAG AATCTTATTTCAGTGATTATTGTGTCTATATTGAGTTTTCTGGGCATAATATCAACAGAACCACTAACATGGAGATTGGTTAAGGTTTGGTTTCCTGTGAATGTTATTTTCGTCGGGATGCTCATTACCAGCATGTTTAG CTTGAAATACATTAATGTTGCAATGGTCACTGTCCTGAAGAATGTTACTAACGTGATAACTGCTCTTGGTGAAATGTATTTATTCAGTAAGCATCATGACAGCAGAGTGTGGGCTGCTCTGTTCCTAATG ATAATTTCAGCCATTTCCGGAGGGATTACTGATCTATCTTTTCACGCCGTTGGCTATGCATGGCAGATTATTAACTGCTTCTTAACTGCATCATATTCT CTGACTCTACGTAGGCTCATGGATACAGCAAAGCAAGTTACCAAATCTGGAAATCTAAACGAGTTTTCAATGGTCTTGCTTAATAACACCCTATCATTGCCATTAGGGattcttctaatttttattttcaatgagGTGGATTACCTCACCAGAAC GCCACTATTGAGGTTGCCAACCTTCTGGTTTGTAATGACATTAAGTGGAGTTTTGGGACTAGCAATCAGCTTCACTTCGATGTGGTTTCTTCATCAAACTGGGGCTACAACGTACAG CCTTGTGGGGTCGTTGAATAAGATCCCTCTGTCCATTGCTGGCATCCTTATTTTCAAAGTTCCTACCAGCTTAGAAAACTCGGCAAGCATTTTCTTCG GTCTCATAGCTGGAGTAATTTTTGCAAGGGCAAAAATGCGGGAAAGATCTCAAACCTGA
- the LOC108996286 gene encoding GDP-mannose transporter GONST1 isoform X1 yields the protein MGFEVLPLGSRSLSAMNTFENKDNDLETGKLIKDGEKTARSNRVLKIPNQALLSGFAYCISSCSMILINKFVLSSYDFNAGISLMLYQNLISVIIVSILSFLGIISTEPLTWRLVKVWFPVNVIFVGMLITSMFSLKYINVAMVTVLKNVTNVITALGEMYLFSKHHDSRVWAALFLMIISAISGGITDLSFHAVGYAWQIINCFLTASYSLTLRRLMDTAKQVTKSGNLNEFSMVLLNNTLSLPLGILLIFIFNEVDYLTRTPLLRLPTFWFVMTLSGVLGLAISFTSMWFLHQTGATTYSLVGSLNKIPLSIAGILIFKVPTSLENSASIFFGLIAGVIFARAKMRERSQT from the exons GTCATTATCTGCAATGaatacttttgaaaacaaggaTAATGACTTGGAAACTGGTAAGTTAATCAAAGATGGAGAAAAGACAGCACGAAGTAATAGAGTGCTTAAGATACCTAATCAAGCCTTATTGTCTGGCTTCGCATATTGCATTTCGTCATGCAGCATGATACTCATCAACAAGTTTGTGCTTTCCAGCTATGATTTTAATGCCGGGATATCTTTGATGCTTTACCAG AATCTTATTTCAGTGATTATTGTGTCTATATTGAGTTTTCTGGGCATAATATCAACAGAACCACTAACATGGAGATTGGTTAAGGTTTGGTTTCCTGTGAATGTTATTTTCGTCGGGATGCTCATTACCAGCATGTTTAG CTTGAAATACATTAATGTTGCAATGGTCACTGTCCTGAAGAATGTTACTAACGTGATAACTGCTCTTGGTGAAATGTATTTATTCAGTAAGCATCATGACAGCAGAGTGTGGGCTGCTCTGTTCCTAATG ATAATTTCAGCCATTTCCGGAGGGATTACTGATCTATCTTTTCACGCCGTTGGCTATGCATGGCAGATTATTAACTGCTTCTTAACTGCATCATATTCT CTGACTCTACGTAGGCTCATGGATACAGCAAAGCAAGTTACCAAATCTGGAAATCTAAACGAGTTTTCAATGGTCTTGCTTAATAACACCCTATCATTGCCATTAGGGattcttctaatttttattttcaatgagGTGGATTACCTCACCAGAAC GCCACTATTGAGGTTGCCAACCTTCTGGTTTGTAATGACATTAAGTGGAGTTTTGGGACTAGCAATCAGCTTCACTTCGATGTGGTTTCTTCATCAAACTGGGGCTACAACGTACAG CCTTGTGGGGTCGTTGAATAAGATCCCTCTGTCCATTGCTGGCATCCTTATTTTCAAAGTTCCTACCAGCTTAGAAAACTCGGCAAGCATTTTCTTCG GTCTCATAGCTGGAGTAATTTTTGCAAGGGCAAAAATGCGGGAAAGATCTCAAACCTGA
- the LOC108996286 gene encoding GDP-mannose transporter GONST1 isoform X3, with product MILINKFVLSSYDFNAGISLMLYQNLISVIIVSILSFLGIISTEPLTWRLVKVWFPVNVIFVGMLITSMFSLKYINVAMVTVLKNVTNVITALGEMYLFSKHHDSRVWAALFLMIISAISGGITDLSFHAVGYAWQIINCFLTASYSLTLRRLMDTAKQVTKSGNLNEFSMVLLNNTLSLPLGILLIFIFNEVDYLTRTPLLRLPTFWFVMTLSGVLGLAISFTSMWFLHQTGATTYSLVGSLNKIPLSIAGILIFKVPTSLENSASIFFGLIAGVIFARAKMRERSQT from the exons ATGATACTCATCAACAAGTTTGTGCTTTCCAGCTATGATTTTAATGCCGGGATATCTTTGATGCTTTACCAG AATCTTATTTCAGTGATTATTGTGTCTATATTGAGTTTTCTGGGCATAATATCAACAGAACCACTAACATGGAGATTGGTTAAGGTTTGGTTTCCTGTGAATGTTATTTTCGTCGGGATGCTCATTACCAGCATGTTTAG CTTGAAATACATTAATGTTGCAATGGTCACTGTCCTGAAGAATGTTACTAACGTGATAACTGCTCTTGGTGAAATGTATTTATTCAGTAAGCATCATGACAGCAGAGTGTGGGCTGCTCTGTTCCTAATG ATAATTTCAGCCATTTCCGGAGGGATTACTGATCTATCTTTTCACGCCGTTGGCTATGCATGGCAGATTATTAACTGCTTCTTAACTGCATCATATTCT CTGACTCTACGTAGGCTCATGGATACAGCAAAGCAAGTTACCAAATCTGGAAATCTAAACGAGTTTTCAATGGTCTTGCTTAATAACACCCTATCATTGCCATTAGGGattcttctaatttttattttcaatgagGTGGATTACCTCACCAGAAC GCCACTATTGAGGTTGCCAACCTTCTGGTTTGTAATGACATTAAGTGGAGTTTTGGGACTAGCAATCAGCTTCACTTCGATGTGGTTTCTTCATCAAACTGGGGCTACAACGTACAG CCTTGTGGGGTCGTTGAATAAGATCCCTCTGTCCATTGCTGGCATCCTTATTTTCAAAGTTCCTACCAGCTTAGAAAACTCGGCAAGCATTTTCTTCG GTCTCATAGCTGGAGTAATTTTTGCAAGGGCAAAAATGCGGGAAAGATCTCAAACCTGA